Proteins from a single region of Corallococcus silvisoli:
- a CDS encoding class I SAM-dependent methyltransferase, whose amino-acid sequence MASATGPLLLLLLWAVLLAGVLSIVVSTLRTGAPPMPSSPRVRRALLAMLPGDTQGTVLDLGSGWGDVAFALADHCPQARVVAYELSWLPWLFSRLRQRLFPRANLTLRRGDFFGASFQDASCVVCYLSPGIMARLAPRFSAELPPGARILSHTFGLRGWPPARSVRLTDLYRTPVYLYEVPPRAPPG is encoded by the coding sequence GTGGCGAGCGCGACAGGCCCCCTCCTCCTCCTGCTGCTCTGGGCGGTGCTCCTCGCGGGGGTGCTGTCCATCGTCGTCTCCACGCTGCGCACCGGCGCGCCGCCCATGCCCAGCTCGCCCCGGGTGCGGCGGGCGCTGCTCGCCATGCTGCCCGGCGACACCCAGGGCACGGTGCTGGACCTGGGCTCGGGCTGGGGGGACGTGGCCTTCGCCCTGGCGGACCACTGCCCCCAGGCTCGCGTCGTCGCCTACGAGCTGTCCTGGCTGCCCTGGCTCTTCAGCCGGCTGCGCCAGCGCCTGTTCCCTCGCGCCAACCTGACGCTGCGCCGCGGGGACTTCTTCGGCGCGTCCTTCCAGGACGCAAGCTGCGTCGTCTGCTACCTGTCGCCGGGCATCATGGCCCGCCTGGCGCCCCGCTTTTCGGCCGAGCTGCCCCCCGGGGCACGCATCCTGAGCCACACCTTCGGACTCCGGGGGTGGCCACCCGCGCGCAGCGTGCGGCTGACGGACCTGTACCGCACGCCCGTCTACCTCTACGAAGTGCCGCCCCGCGCGCCTCCTGGTTAG
- a CDS encoding isopenicillin N synthase family dioxygenase, translating into MADTSSIHIPTVDLTDLASGEPARLERAAAALREAFGVFGLVFVKNHGVDAPALERFYDAFSSFVARPDAQKRPLGRADFWYQRGWTPPNTEVAVAGNGQPDFKECYFAAPTPTDAQSAMEFPELYPENIWPDDAPPFFQEGLLTMGRALHEAGLKLLRGAALALKLPESTFTDACEKAPHVTRALQYLPLGPSQVNTGILWGEEHTDFNLLTLLPGGRFLDPEGRPAPKPDDQSGLYLRTRATPDAPNGLMVRGTAPAGCIVAQVGQQLEILTGGTFLATPHVITAPGVPGWQRQSAAHFMHVHTSQVLFPLPGFRTPEAVANYAPPVLAGTYDIKTLVDIGLAPPAALDKLGYRHYDRLNRMRATS; encoded by the coding sequence ATGGCGGACACCTCCTCGATCCACATCCCGACGGTCGACCTCACGGACCTCGCGTCGGGTGAACCGGCCCGTCTCGAGCGCGCCGCGGCGGCCCTTCGCGAGGCCTTTGGCGTCTTCGGGCTCGTCTTCGTGAAGAACCACGGCGTGGACGCGCCGGCGCTGGAGCGCTTCTACGACGCGTTCTCCAGCTTCGTCGCCCGGCCGGACGCGCAGAAGCGCCCCCTGGGCCGCGCGGACTTCTGGTACCAGCGCGGCTGGACGCCTCCCAACACGGAGGTCGCCGTCGCCGGCAACGGCCAGCCGGACTTCAAGGAGTGCTACTTCGCGGCGCCCACGCCCACGGACGCGCAATCCGCGATGGAGTTCCCGGAGCTGTACCCGGAGAACATCTGGCCGGACGACGCGCCGCCCTTCTTCCAGGAGGGCCTGCTCACCATGGGCCGCGCGCTGCACGAGGCCGGCCTCAAGCTGCTGCGCGGCGCCGCGCTGGCGCTGAAGCTCCCCGAGTCCACCTTCACCGACGCGTGCGAGAAGGCGCCCCACGTCACGCGCGCGCTCCAGTACCTGCCCCTGGGTCCGTCCCAGGTGAACACCGGCATCCTCTGGGGCGAGGAGCACACCGACTTCAACCTGCTCACGCTCCTGCCCGGGGGCCGCTTCCTCGACCCCGAGGGCCGCCCGGCGCCCAAGCCAGATGACCAGAGCGGCCTGTACCTGCGCACGCGCGCGACGCCGGACGCGCCCAATGGCCTGATGGTGCGCGGCACCGCGCCCGCCGGCTGCATCGTGGCGCAGGTGGGCCAGCAGCTGGAGATCCTCACGGGCGGCACGTTCCTGGCCACCCCGCACGTCATCACCGCGCCGGGCGTGCCCGGGTGGCAGCGCCAGTCCGCCGCGCACTTCATGCACGTGCACACCAGCCAGGTGCTCTTCCCGCTGCCGGGCTTCCGCACGCCGGAGGCGGTGGCCAACTACGCGCCGCCGGTGCTCGCGGGCACCTACGACATCAAGACGCTGGTGGACATCGGCCTCGCGCCGCCCGCCGCGCTCGACAAGCTGGGCTACCGCCACTACGACCGGCTCAACCGGATGCGCGCGACGTCATAA
- a CDS encoding M35 family metallo-endopeptidase, protein MSKSLRGFKWLVGTVVGVSLLGACGAPADGEQSPTEASEQAQGALTAQVSVAKASMAARDTVTVEVTLTNTSSAPVSLYKWEAPGTGLTEGRLSVLRDGTPVAYTGAHFKRVLGRAEDLITLAPGQSISGPVVVSDAYDLSRTGTYSIRYELASRSSVQALASNEVTVFIEGRRNSREEAEAMREVTGESLAYSGACTTSQKSSISSAFSGAQTYSNNAYTYLSGTPSATSRYTTWFGTYSSSNWNVIKTHFNSIKNAFASAAVTVDCSCTDSGTYAYVYPGSPYKIYVCGAFWSAPTTGTDSKAGTLVHEMSHFTVVAGTDDWAYGQSAAKSLAKSNPTNARDNADSHEYFAENNPSLP, encoded by the coding sequence GTGAGCAAGAGCCTTCGCGGTTTCAAGTGGCTGGTGGGCACGGTGGTCGGCGTTTCCCTGCTGGGTGCCTGTGGCGCCCCGGCGGATGGTGAGCAGTCCCCCACGGAGGCCTCCGAGCAGGCCCAGGGCGCCCTGACGGCGCAGGTGTCCGTGGCGAAGGCCTCCATGGCCGCTCGCGACACGGTGACGGTGGAGGTGACGCTGACCAACACCTCGTCCGCGCCGGTGAGCCTCTACAAGTGGGAAGCGCCGGGCACGGGCCTCACCGAGGGCCGTCTGTCCGTCCTGCGCGACGGCACGCCCGTGGCCTACACGGGCGCGCACTTCAAGCGCGTGCTGGGCCGCGCCGAGGACCTCATCACGCTCGCTCCCGGCCAGAGCATCTCCGGCCCGGTCGTCGTCTCGGACGCGTACGACCTGTCCCGCACGGGCACGTACAGCATCCGCTACGAGCTGGCGTCGCGCTCCAGCGTGCAGGCGCTGGCCTCCAATGAGGTCACCGTCTTCATCGAGGGCCGCCGCAACAGCCGCGAGGAGGCCGAGGCGATGCGCGAGGTGACGGGCGAGAGCCTGGCGTACTCCGGCGCCTGCACCACGTCGCAGAAGAGCTCCATCTCCTCCGCGTTCAGCGGCGCGCAGACGTACTCCAACAACGCGTACACCTACCTGAGCGGCACGCCGTCCGCGACCAGCCGCTACACCACCTGGTTCGGCACCTACTCCAGCTCCAACTGGAACGTCATCAAGACGCACTTCAACAGCATCAAGAACGCGTTCGCCTCCGCGGCCGTGACCGTGGACTGCAGCTGCACCGACAGCGGCACCTACGCGTACGTGTACCCGGGCTCCCCGTACAAGATCTACGTGTGCGGCGCCTTCTGGAGCGCCCCCACCACGGGCACGGACTCCAAGGCCGGCACGCTGGTCCACGAGATGAGCCACTTCACCGTCGTGGCCGGCACGGACGACTGGGCCTACGGCCAGAGCGCCGCCAAGAGCCTGGCGAAGTCCAACCCCACCAACGCGCGTGACAACGCGGACAGCCACGAATACTTCGCGGAGAACAACCCCTCGCTGCCGTAA
- a CDS encoding SPFH domain-containing protein gives MNARTEQAPHAEELSSADYATLEVWDPTQVVITPRMAARLWLQTSLRLTRAQKELHDAIFANDCSDAAKDRFAEARAELDSAEAWALHVARTIPRQR, from the coding sequence ATGAACGCACGAACCGAGCAGGCGCCCCACGCCGAAGAGCTGTCTTCCGCTGACTACGCCACGTTGGAGGTCTGGGATCCCACCCAGGTGGTGATCACGCCGCGCATGGCGGCCCGGCTGTGGTTGCAGACCAGCCTGCGGCTGACGCGAGCGCAGAAGGAGCTGCACGACGCCATCTTCGCCAATGACTGCAGCGACGCCGCGAAGGACCGCTTCGCGGAAGCCCGCGCGGAGCTGGACTCGGCGGAGGCGTGGGCCCTGCACGTGGCCCGCACCATTCCCCGACAGCGCTAG
- a CDS encoding glutamine amidotransferase-related protein, whose translation MRAVVFEHEEHEGPGLLGPALEAAGFTLVRRFRTVKREDVDAPLVVVMGGGMGVYEADAHPFLNEELALLGERLANDRACVGVCLGAQLLAAAAGATVSPGKNGFEVGVGPVRWTQDALKDPVVGGAKARTAVAHWHGDTYTPVPGATLLASTDRYTQQAFRLGRSYGFQFHLELTALELGRWLELGAEDLLTRGKDLAALKAQLPKLKASEVENTELLHRLAHQLAKGLR comes from the coding sequence ATGCGCGCGGTGGTGTTCGAGCATGAGGAGCACGAGGGCCCCGGGCTGCTGGGCCCTGCGCTGGAGGCGGCGGGGTTCACGCTGGTGCGGCGCTTCCGCACGGTGAAGCGCGAGGACGTGGATGCTCCGCTGGTGGTGGTGATGGGGGGCGGCATGGGGGTGTACGAGGCGGACGCCCATCCGTTCCTCAATGAAGAGCTGGCTTTGCTGGGCGAGCGACTGGCCAATGACCGCGCGTGCGTGGGCGTGTGCCTGGGCGCGCAGCTGCTGGCGGCGGCGGCGGGGGCGACGGTGTCTCCGGGCAAGAACGGCTTCGAGGTGGGGGTGGGGCCGGTGCGCTGGACGCAGGACGCGCTGAAGGATCCGGTGGTCGGGGGCGCGAAGGCGCGCACGGCGGTGGCGCACTGGCACGGCGACACCTACACGCCGGTGCCCGGCGCGACGCTGCTGGCGTCCACGGACCGCTACACCCAGCAGGCGTTCCGGTTGGGGCGCTCCTATGGCTTCCAGTTCCACCTGGAGCTGACGGCCCTGGAGCTGGGGCGCTGGCTGGAGCTGGGCGCGGAGGACCTGCTCACGCGGGGCAAGGACCTGGCGGCGCTGAAGGCGCAGCTGCCCAAGCTGAAGGCCTCGGAGGTGGAGAACACGGAGCTGCTCCACCGGCTCGCGCACCAGCTGGCGAAGGGCCTACGCTGA
- a CDS encoding type IV pilus twitching motility protein PilT, whose product MDLNTLNKLLTVGVQNGASDIHFRPGDPPIYRVNGVLRPLKMEKLQADHTKQVALHVMNDPLMKAQVDSVQECDSSYSLPGVARFRVNIYRQRGSLACILRIIPDEIPSIDGLGLPQVLKTIAGNERGLVLVTGATGSGKSSTLASMINHINHTESLHILTIEDPIEFIYKNVKSSISQREIGPDTQNFAIALRAALRQDPDVILVGEMRDTETIDIALKASETGHLVLSTVHTTDASRTINRLVSVFPAEEQTMVRMRLADCLKATVSQRLLPRATGKGRTVALEIMVQTKTVEQYIRDDRAAELKDVIEKGRDMFGMQSFDQHLTQLYRNGDITLETAQSAASNPADFQRALEFD is encoded by the coding sequence CTGGACCTGAACACCCTGAACAAGCTGCTGACCGTCGGCGTCCAGAACGGGGCTTCGGACATCCATTTCCGGCCGGGTGACCCGCCCATCTACCGGGTGAACGGGGTGCTGCGGCCGTTGAAGATGGAAAAGCTGCAGGCGGATCACACCAAGCAGGTGGCCCTGCACGTGATGAATGATCCGCTGATGAAGGCGCAGGTGGACAGCGTGCAGGAGTGCGACTCGTCCTACAGCCTGCCGGGCGTGGCGCGTTTCCGGGTGAACATCTACCGGCAGCGCGGCTCGCTGGCGTGCATCCTGCGCATCATCCCGGATGAGATTCCCAGCATCGATGGGCTGGGATTGCCGCAGGTGCTCAAGACCATCGCGGGCAACGAGCGGGGGTTGGTGTTGGTGACGGGCGCGACGGGCTCCGGCAAGAGCTCCACGCTGGCGTCGATGATCAACCACATCAACCACACGGAGAGCCTGCACATCCTCACCATCGAGGACCCCATCGAGTTCATCTACAAGAACGTGAAGTCCTCCATCTCCCAGCGGGAGATTGGCCCGGACACGCAGAACTTCGCCATCGCGCTGCGCGCGGCGCTGCGCCAGGACCCGGACGTCATCCTGGTGGGAGAGATGCGCGACACGGAGACCATCGACATCGCGCTGAAGGCGTCGGAGACGGGGCACCTGGTGCTGTCCACGGTGCACACCACGGACGCGTCGCGCACCATCAACCGCCTGGTGTCGGTGTTCCCCGCGGAGGAGCAGACCATGGTGCGCATGCGCCTGGCGGACTGCCTCAAGGCGACCGTGTCCCAGCGCCTGCTGCCGCGCGCGACGGGCAAGGGGCGCACCGTGGCGCTGGAGATCATGGTGCAGACGAAGACGGTGGAGCAGTACATCCGGGATGACCGCGCCGCGGAGCTGAAGGACGTCATCGAGAAGGGCCGCGACATGTTCGGCATGCAGTCCTTCGATCAGCACCTGACGCAGCTGTACCGCAACGGCGACATCACGCTGGAGACGGCGCAGAGCGCGGCCTCCAACCCGGCGGACTTCCAGCGCGCGCTCGAGTTCGACTGA
- a CDS encoding fumarate hydratase — protein sequence MSDFQFQDMLPLGKDETPYRLLTKEHVSTFEAGGRSFLQVEPEALSLLTREAMRDISHLLRPGHLKQLSLILQDPEASANDRFVALELLKNANIAAGGVLPSCQDTGTAIVMGKKGQYVLTQGGDEAAISRGVFDTYLTSNLRYSQMAPLDMYKEVNTGNNLPAQIELYATDGDAYKFLFMAKGGGSANKSYLFQETKAVLNPQSLLAFLETKIRALGTAACPPYHLAIVVGGTSAEFALKTAKYASARYLDTLPTSGNALGRGFRDVDLEQEVLKLTQRTGIGAQFGGKYFCHDVRVIRLPRHGASCPVAIAVSCSADRQALGKITRDGVFLEALETDPAKYLPETTDTDLSGDVVKLDLNRPMSDLRAELSRYPIKTRLSLSGSLVVARDIAHAKIKERLDKGEGMPQYLKDHMVYYAGPAKTPEGYASGSFGPTTAGRMDAYVDQFQAEGGSFVMLAKGNRSPAVTEACKKHGGFYLGSIGGPAARLAQDCIKKVEVLEYAELGMEAVWKIDVVDFPAFIVVDDKGNDFFANINKPSAKK from the coding sequence ATGAGTGACTTCCAGTTCCAGGACATGCTGCCGCTTGGCAAGGACGAGACGCCCTACCGGCTGCTCACGAAGGAGCACGTCTCCACGTTCGAGGCCGGCGGCCGGTCCTTCCTCCAGGTGGAACCGGAGGCGCTCTCGCTGCTCACCCGCGAGGCCATGCGGGACATCTCCCACCTCTTGCGGCCCGGGCACCTGAAGCAGCTGTCCCTCATCCTCCAGGACCCGGAGGCGTCCGCCAACGACCGGTTCGTGGCGCTGGAGCTGCTCAAGAACGCCAACATCGCCGCGGGCGGCGTGCTGCCCTCCTGCCAGGACACCGGCACCGCCATCGTGATGGGCAAGAAGGGCCAGTACGTCCTCACGCAGGGCGGCGACGAGGCGGCCATCTCCCGGGGCGTGTTCGACACGTACCTGACCTCCAACCTGCGCTACTCGCAGATGGCGCCGCTGGACATGTACAAGGAGGTCAACACGGGCAACAACCTGCCCGCGCAGATCGAGCTCTACGCGACCGACGGCGACGCCTACAAGTTCCTCTTCATGGCCAAGGGGGGCGGCTCCGCGAACAAGAGCTACCTCTTCCAGGAGACCAAGGCGGTCCTCAACCCGCAGAGCCTGCTGGCGTTCCTGGAGACGAAGATCCGCGCGCTGGGCACCGCCGCGTGCCCGCCGTACCACCTGGCCATCGTGGTGGGCGGCACGTCCGCGGAGTTCGCGTTGAAGACGGCGAAGTACGCCTCCGCGCGCTACCTGGACACGCTGCCCACCTCTGGCAACGCGCTGGGCCGGGGCTTCCGCGACGTGGATCTGGAGCAGGAGGTGCTCAAGCTCACCCAGCGCACCGGCATTGGCGCGCAGTTCGGCGGCAAGTACTTCTGCCACGACGTGCGCGTCATCCGCCTGCCGCGCCACGGCGCCTCGTGCCCGGTGGCCATCGCCGTCTCCTGCTCCGCGGACCGCCAGGCGCTGGGGAAGATCACCCGCGACGGCGTCTTCCTGGAGGCGCTGGAGACGGACCCCGCGAAGTACCTGCCGGAGACGACGGACACGGACCTGTCCGGCGACGTGGTGAAGCTGGACCTCAACCGCCCCATGAGCGACCTGCGCGCGGAGCTGTCCCGCTACCCCATCAAGACGCGCCTGTCGCTGTCGGGGTCGCTGGTGGTGGCGCGCGACATCGCGCACGCGAAGATCAAGGAGCGCCTGGACAAGGGCGAGGGCATGCCCCAGTACCTCAAGGACCACATGGTCTACTACGCGGGCCCGGCGAAGACGCCGGAGGGCTACGCGTCCGGCTCCTTCGGCCCCACCACCGCGGGCCGCATGGACGCGTACGTGGATCAATTCCAGGCGGAGGGCGGCAGCTTCGTGATGCTCGCCAAGGGCAACCGCTCCCCCGCCGTCACGGAGGCGTGCAAGAAGCACGGCGGCTTCTACCTGGGCTCCATCGGCGGCCCCGCGGCACGGCTCGCCCAGGACTGCATCAAGAAGGTGGAGGTCCTGGAGTACGCCGAGCTGGGCATGGAGGCCGTCTGGAAGATCGACGTGGTGGACTTCCCCGCCTTCATCGTCGTGGACGACAAGGGCAACGACTTCTTCGCGAACATCAACAAGCCGTCCGCGAAGAAGTAG
- a CDS encoding protease: protein MGLGRRNLAWLAVLSAAGVTACTKPAEPPAQQQAPVAAAPTTPTPPPPSTPPPAAPEPTAVKNPVNLECALSAPAKARVGEPVEVLFKLTNRSDQPVWVLKWHTPLEGFLGTVFQVTRDGEEVSYQGPMAKRAAPNADSYVAIAPGATVENRVEVTQAYDFQKPGTYRIAFRDELMDVATRKEDVPAPGGDFKSTPVTCAPVDVTLAAR, encoded by the coding sequence ATGGGGCTGGGACGAAGGAACCTCGCATGGCTCGCGGTGCTGTCCGCCGCCGGTGTCACCGCCTGTACGAAGCCCGCGGAGCCGCCCGCGCAGCAGCAGGCCCCCGTGGCCGCGGCGCCGACGACGCCCACCCCGCCCCCGCCGTCCACGCCGCCCCCTGCCGCCCCGGAGCCCACCGCCGTGAAGAACCCCGTGAACCTGGAGTGCGCCCTGAGCGCGCCCGCGAAGGCCCGCGTCGGCGAGCCCGTGGAGGTCCTCTTCAAGCTCACCAACCGCTCCGACCAGCCGGTGTGGGTCCTCAAGTGGCACACCCCGCTGGAGGGCTTCCTGGGCACCGTGTTCCAGGTCACCCGCGACGGCGAGGAGGTCTCCTACCAGGGCCCCATGGCGAAGCGCGCCGCGCCGAACGCGGACAGCTACGTGGCCATCGCTCCGGGGGCCACGGTGGAGAACCGCGTGGAGGTGACGCAGGCCTATGACTTCCAGAAGCCCGGCACCTACCGCATCGCCTTCCGCGACGAGCTGATGGACGTGGCCACTCGCAAGGAGGACGTGCCCGCGCCCGGCGGGGACTTCAAGTCCACCCCGGTGACGTGCGCCCCGGTGGACGTGACGCTCGCCGCCCGCTGA
- a CDS encoding MarR family winged helix-turn-helix transcriptional regulator: protein MQLLVLKYIGVLGIHSQAVIAERLLTDAPAVSRLVDRLEEDGLVERRAGENRRCVRLEITEAGRKEYEALRHAGEWVDSEARELLAPSEFEELSRLLEKLQTGLFQRLAAPARKDEPAWRPVPPNDDG, encoded by the coding sequence ATGCAACTGCTCGTGCTGAAGTACATCGGCGTCCTGGGCATCCACAGCCAGGCGGTCATCGCGGAGCGGCTGCTCACCGACGCCCCCGCGGTGAGCCGGCTGGTGGATCGCCTGGAAGAGGATGGGCTGGTGGAGCGCCGCGCGGGGGAGAACCGCCGCTGCGTGCGGCTGGAGATCACCGAGGCGGGCCGCAAGGAGTACGAGGCCCTGCGGCACGCGGGCGAATGGGTGGACAGCGAGGCGCGCGAGCTGCTGGCGCCCTCCGAATTCGAGGAGCTGTCGCGCCTGCTGGAGAAGCTGCAGACGGGGCTCTTCCAGCGGCTCGCCGCGCCCGCGCGCAAGGACGAACCCGCGTGGCGCCCCGTCCCCCCCAACGACGACGGGTGA
- a CDS encoding MFS transporter — MATPSVLGASVFRHRDFRLYQIARLCAVLAAQIESVAIGWQVYELTGSALALGYTGLAQFVPFLTFSLLGGQVADRFDRRRILAICQGVMLVCSLLLLTFTLGHITDVRFVYGVLVLFGTARAFYAPAGSALTPYLVPADELTRAVAVNSTTWQVATIAGPAVGGLLYGWLGGKGVYIASASLCALTVVWILSLKVRTGSASREPISLATLVAGLRFVRQKRLLLGSLTLDLFAVLLGGAVALLPIYARDVLHTGPWGLGLLRSAPAAGAAVVAVLLAFRPLGGHAGWKMFGAVAVFGAATLVFGLSTSLPLSLAALAIGGAADMVSVVVRHTLELVSTPDDMRGRVGAVNMMCIGASNELGEFRAGSLAQALGAVHAVVIGAVGTLVVVGLWAWLFPELRNVDRLESAAHRPPVPEEDPTESAPSL; from the coding sequence ATGGCCACACCCTCCGTCCTCGGCGCCTCCGTCTTCCGCCACCGCGACTTCCGGCTGTACCAGATCGCCCGTCTGTGCGCGGTGCTCGCGGCGCAGATCGAATCCGTCGCCATCGGCTGGCAGGTCTACGAGCTCACCGGGAGCGCGCTCGCGCTGGGCTACACCGGCCTGGCCCAGTTCGTCCCGTTCCTCACCTTCAGCCTGCTGGGCGGACAGGTGGCGGACCGCTTCGACCGCCGCCGCATCCTGGCGATCTGCCAGGGCGTGATGCTGGTGTGCAGCCTGCTGCTGTTGACCTTCACGCTGGGCCACATCACCGACGTGCGGTTCGTCTATGGCGTGCTGGTGCTGTTCGGCACCGCGAGGGCCTTCTACGCGCCCGCTGGCTCCGCGCTCACGCCGTACCTGGTGCCCGCGGACGAGCTGACGCGCGCGGTGGCGGTGAACTCCACCACGTGGCAGGTGGCCACCATCGCGGGCCCCGCCGTGGGCGGCCTGCTCTACGGGTGGCTGGGCGGCAAGGGCGTCTACATCGCGTCCGCGTCGCTGTGCGCGCTCACGGTGGTGTGGATCCTCTCGCTCAAGGTGCGCACCGGCAGCGCGTCGCGCGAGCCCATCTCCCTGGCCACGCTCGTCGCGGGCCTGCGCTTCGTGCGCCAGAAGCGCCTGCTGCTGGGCAGCCTCACCCTGGACCTCTTCGCGGTGCTGCTGGGCGGCGCGGTGGCGCTGCTCCCCATCTACGCGCGCGACGTGCTGCACACCGGCCCCTGGGGCCTGGGCCTGCTGCGCAGCGCTCCGGCCGCGGGCGCCGCGGTGGTGGCGGTGCTGCTCGCCTTCCGTCCCCTGGGTGGCCACGCCGGGTGGAAGATGTTCGGCGCGGTGGCCGTATTCGGCGCGGCCACGCTGGTGTTCGGCCTGAGCACGTCCCTGCCCCTGTCGCTCGCCGCGCTCGCCATCGGTGGGGCGGCGGACATGGTGAGCGTGGTGGTGCGCCACACGCTGGAGCTGGTCTCCACGCCGGACGACATGCGCGGCCGCGTGGGCGCGGTGAACATGATGTGCATCGGCGCCTCCAACGAGCTGGGCGAGTTCCGCGCGGGCTCACTCGCCCAGGCCCTGGGCGCCGTGCACGCGGTGGTGATTGGCGCCGTGGGAACGCTCGTCGTCGTGGGGCTCTGGGCCTGGCTCTTCCCCGAGCTGCGAAACGTGGACCGGCTGGAGTCCGCCGCGCACCGCCCGCCCGTGCCCGAGGAGGACCCCACCGAATCCGCGCCCTCGCTCTGA
- a CDS encoding TolC family protein, which yields MASPSALLVLVLAAAPQSQPATPAAPQQAESAAAATPLPPVPFQPKVDDPMLTPVPPAQEQVKTWDEALTRVRQQSTDLRTAEAGVTRAQGRWRQSLGLLLPNARATAGLGVDVLHPDVPSAAGGGFVGGSNTGTGAKVPSAPLGTLSASLTQTLVDVSSWRGLSSAKASESASVAGLQDVQRRLTQGLAQVLVATVAAERAAEINRVGLRQALERYALAQRSFELGAGTQLDVVRVGQDVAVARQSLVAGDEQLRRTRESLGLSLGEDHAVGVNPEFNLGGLVDQTHRECTPLQDPGARSDLVALRANVDAARESRRQASAGYLPTLGLSSTLFGFTTDPGFGRFATWNVSAVLSVPLWEGGSRGGLVREREGVEQQAAQSLEATRRNVSVEISRARRGVEVAEALLKTAAESLELADRTDRLTRRAFEVGRGGSLDLVQSGAALRQAQLALVLREFELVQARLDAFLTEARCDL from the coding sequence ATGGCCTCCCCCAGCGCCCTCCTCGTCCTTGTCCTCGCCGCCGCGCCGCAGTCCCAGCCCGCGACGCCCGCGGCTCCGCAGCAAGCGGAGTCCGCCGCGGCCGCCACTCCTCTTCCCCCCGTCCCCTTCCAGCCGAAGGTGGACGACCCCATGCTCACCCCCGTCCCACCCGCGCAGGAGCAGGTGAAGACGTGGGATGAGGCGCTCACCCGGGTGCGCCAGCAGTCCACGGACCTGCGGACCGCGGAGGCCGGCGTGACGCGGGCCCAGGGACGGTGGCGGCAGTCCCTGGGGCTGCTGCTGCCCAACGCGCGGGCCACCGCGGGCCTGGGCGTGGATGTGCTCCACCCGGACGTGCCCTCCGCCGCGGGCGGCGGCTTCGTGGGCGGCTCCAACACGGGCACCGGCGCGAAGGTGCCCAGCGCCCCCCTGGGCACGCTGTCCGCGTCGCTCACCCAGACGCTGGTGGACGTGAGCTCCTGGCGGGGCCTGTCGTCGGCGAAGGCGTCGGAGTCCGCGTCGGTGGCCGGCCTCCAGGACGTGCAGCGCCGCCTCACCCAGGGGCTGGCGCAGGTGCTGGTGGCCACGGTGGCCGCCGAGCGCGCCGCGGAGATCAACCGCGTGGGCCTGCGCCAGGCCCTGGAGCGCTACGCCCTGGCCCAGCGCTCGTTCGAGCTGGGCGCCGGCACGCAGCTGGACGTGGTGCGGGTGGGACAGGACGTGGCGGTGGCCCGGCAGTCGCTGGTGGCCGGGGACGAGCAGCTGCGCCGCACGCGCGAGTCGCTGGGCCTGTCGCTGGGCGAGGACCACGCCGTGGGCGTCAACCCGGAGTTCAACCTGGGGGGCCTGGTGGACCAGACCCACCGGGAATGCACCCCGTTGCAGGACCCGGGCGCGCGCTCGGACCTGGTCGCCTTGAGGGCCAACGTGGACGCGGCCCGGGAGAGCCGGCGACAGGCGTCCGCGGGCTACCTGCCCACGCTGGGCCTGAGCAGCACCCTCTTCGGGTTCACCACCGACCCCGGCTTCGGACGCTTCGCCACCTGGAACGTGTCCGCGGTGCTGTCCGTTCCCCTGTGGGAGGGTGGGAGCCGCGGCGGCCTCGTGCGCGAGCGCGAGGGCGTGGAGCAGCAGGCGGCCCAGTCACTGGAGGCCACCCGCCGGAATGTCAGCGTGGAGATTTCCCGCGCCCGGCGTGGAGTGGAAGTGGCCGAGGCGCTGTTGAAGACCGCGGCGGAGTCCCTGGAGCTCGCGGACCGGACGGATCGGTTGACGCGGCGGGCGTTCGAGGTGGGACGAGGTGGCAGCTTGGACCTGGTGCAGAGCGGAGCCGCGCTCCGGCAGGCCCAGCTCGCGTTGGTTTTGAGGGAATTCGAGCTCGTCCAGGCCCGCCTGGACGCGTTCCTGACGGAGGCCCGGTGCGACTTGTGA